The following proteins are co-located in the Imtechella halotolerans genome:
- a CDS encoding lipopolysaccharide biosynthesis protein: MGIVRSQSFKNTLYTYIGFIVGAINTLFFYTNFLSETYYGLVGYLLSTATILMPLMAFGVHNTLVKFYSSYTDVVQQQRFTFMMFLLPLAIILPVGALGIIGYEWIVELLSANNTIIAPYVWTIYVVAVALAYFEVFYAWTRVQLRSVFGNFMKEVFHRVGTMLLLITVYLEWLDVDGFIIAIVCMYVIRTLLMLLSAVLVKKPLLEFKLPSNAWPVFKYAALIIVAGSIAMLLLDVDKFMLAQYMPIENVAYYNVAVFIAMVIVVPSRAMYQITAPVTAQLLNKKQKDELADLYRRSSLTLYLISGVIFLLIVLNIKQMYLLLPSDYSQGLIVVFLISLAKLSDALIGNNNAILFNSSYYRMVLFFGLLLTVLTIALNMILIPIWGINGSALATLMAFWIYNGLKLFFIHRKYGIHPFTHSTLYATVLFIIVFVLFYFWDFSFHPVVNIVLKTILITLISVGTILKLRLSEDIQLMALHLFKRFK, encoded by the coding sequence ATGGGAATTGTTCGTTCACAATCATTTAAAAATACACTATACACCTACATAGGATTTATTGTAGGAGCTATTAATACGCTATTCTTTTACACTAATTTTTTATCAGAAACCTATTATGGCTTAGTTGGGTATTTATTATCGACGGCAACTATTTTAATGCCTTTGATGGCATTTGGAGTACATAATACCCTAGTAAAGTTTTATTCTTCTTATACAGATGTGGTTCAACAACAGCGTTTTACATTTATGATGTTTTTACTCCCCTTGGCAATAATTCTTCCAGTGGGCGCATTAGGGATTATAGGTTATGAATGGATAGTAGAATTATTAAGTGCTAATAATACTATTATAGCGCCTTATGTATGGACTATTTATGTAGTTGCCGTAGCCTTGGCTTATTTTGAAGTGTTTTATGCCTGGACCAGAGTACAATTACGTTCCGTATTTGGAAATTTTATGAAAGAAGTTTTTCATAGGGTAGGGACCATGCTTCTTCTTATAACTGTGTATTTGGAATGGCTAGATGTGGATGGTTTTATTATAGCTATTGTATGTATGTATGTCATTCGTACACTTTTGATGTTGCTAAGTGCCGTTTTGGTGAAAAAACCTTTACTAGAGTTTAAATTACCAAGTAATGCGTGGCCTGTATTTAAATATGCAGCACTTATCATTGTTGCAGGGTCTATAGCTATGCTACTGCTGGATGTAGATAAATTTATGCTGGCCCAGTACATGCCTATTGAGAATGTTGCATATTACAATGTGGCTGTCTTTATAGCAATGGTAATTGTGGTGCCTTCTCGAGCTATGTATCAGATAACGGCTCCTGTTACGGCACAATTACTTAATAAAAAACAGAAGGATGAGCTGGCTGATTTATATAGAAGGAGTTCATTGACTCTGTATCTTATAAGTGGGGTGATCTTTTTATTGATTGTTCTGAATATTAAGCAAATGTATCTTTTGTTACCAAGTGATTATAGTCAGGGATTGATAGTAGTCTTTCTGATATCATTAGCTAAGCTCTCAGATGCTCTTATAGGTAATAATAATGCCATATTATTTAATTCTAGCTACTATAGAATGGTCCTGTTTTTTGGATTGTTATTGACCGTTTTAACCATAGCGTTAAACATGATACTTATTCCTATTTGGGGAATCAATGGTTCTGCTCTTGCGACCTTGATGGCTTTTTGGATTTATAATGGATTGAAATTGTTTTTTATTCATCGTAAATACGGAATACATCCCTTTACCCATTCAACCCTTTATGCTACCGTGTTGTTTATAATCGTTTTTGTACTGTTTTATTTTTGGGATTTCTCTTTCCACCCTGTAGTGAATATAGTATTGAAAACCATTCTTATAACGTTGATTTCTGTCGGGACCATATTAAAATTAAGGCTTTCGGAAGACATTCAGCTTATGGCCTTGCATCTTTTTAAACGTTTTAAATGA